TTCGCCACGGTCAAGTCGGTGACCAGGCGACGAGGCAGGCCGCTGATCAATGCTCTGACCTTCGGCAGGAGGTCCGGCACCGTCCGCCGGCTGTTGCGCCTGGTCCGGATGCGTTACGGTCGCTGAGTCCTGGCAGGTCACCCGAAGTCGCGTGTCACGGCCGTCGGACGGCGGTTCGCTCGCGGTGCACGGGCGGCCGACGACTCGGCGGGCTGTCTGGGGGGAGCACGGCAGTGAAGAAGATCATCAATGATCCTGCCACCGTCGTGACCGAGGCGCTGCACGGCATGGCCGCGGCGCATCCCGACCTGCGGGTGCACACCGACCCCGCCTATGTCGTCCGGGCCGATGCTCCGATCCGAGGCCGGGTCGCCGTGATCTCCGGCGGCGGTTCCGGGCACGAACCCCTGCACTGCGGATTCGTCGGGCCGGGCATGTTGACCGCCGCCTGCCCCGGCCCCGTGTTCACCTCGCCGACGCCGGATCAGGTCCAGGCGGCGGTCGCCTCCGCCGACGGCGGTGCGGGCGTACTGCTGCTGGTGAAGAACTACACGGGCGACGTGTTGAACTTCGAGACCGCTGCCGAGTTGCTGGCGGCCGACGGCGTCGACGTCCGCACCGTGATCGTCGACGACGACGTGGCGGTGCGGGACTCGCTGTTCACCGCAGGTCGTCGGGGCGTCGCGGGCACGTTGCCGGTCGAGAAGATCGTGGGCGCCGCCGCCGAGTCCGGCGCCGACCTCGACACCTGTGAACGGCTGGCCAGGACCGTGGTGGCGAGCGTGCGGACCATGGGTCTGGCGTTGACTCCCTGCACTGTCCCGCACGCGGGCGAGCCGAGCTTCACCCTGGGCGAGGACGAGATCGAGATCGGCATCGGCATCCACGGCGAACCCGGCCGAGAGAAGACCCGGCTCGCTCCCGCTCAGGACCTCGTCCGGAAGCTGTTGCAGCCGGTGCTCGACGACCTGGAGTGGCAGCAGGGCGACCGGGTGCTGCTGTTCAGCAACTCGATGGGCGGCACCCCGCTCATCGAGCTGTACCTGGCCCATGGCAGCGCCGCCGCATTGCTGACCGAGCGCGGCCTGCTCGTGGAGCGCAGCCTGGTCGGGCCGTACGTGACAAGCCTGGAGATGCAGGGCATCAGCCTGACGCTGCTACGCCTGACCGATGAGCTGATCGAGTGGTGGGATGCACCCGTCAGCACTCCTGCACTGCGATGGGGGCGTTGATGAGCTGCGACGGGGCGGGCACGGCGGCGGCATGGCTTCGAGTGGCCGAGGTCGTGCGCGAACACCGAGACGAACTCGTCATGCTGGATCGCGAGATCGGCGACGGTGACCACGGCGAGAACCTGCGACGCGGCTTCGACATGGTCGCCGACCGGCTGACCTCGGCGGAGGACGACACTCCCCGCGCCGTCCTACGGCTGGTCGCCTCCACTCTGATCTCCACTGTCGGCGGTGCGGCCGGACCCTTGTACGGCACGGCGTTGCTGCGGGCGGGCAATGCGATCGGCGACCGTCCCGTGCTGGACGCGGCGGCCGTCGCGGCCGCGCTGACGGCCGCAGTGGAGGGCGTCGTGGCGCGGGGCCGGGCCGAGCCCGGCGACAAGACGATGGTGGACGCGTTGCAGCCCGCCGCGTCGGCCGCCGTGGCGGCGAGTGAACGCGGCGCGACGATCGCCGAGGTGCTCGCCGAGGCCTCGGCCGCTGCCGATGCCGGCGCGCACGCCACCGTCCCGCTGATCGCTCGCAAGGGCCGCGCCTCCTACCTGGGAGAGCGCAGCGCGGGACATCTGGACCCCGGCGCCCGGTCGACCGCGCTGATCCTGGCGTCGTTGGCCGCCTCCGCCGCGTCCTGGCGCCCGGCCGGGCAGGCCGAGGGCACCGACCAAGGCGGGCCCACCGGGCCGAGCATCGCACCGGGGGAGGACGCATGACCCTCGTCGGGCTGGTGCTGGTCTCGCACAGCAGGCAGCTTGCCGCAGGCCTCGCCGAACTGGCGGGCCAGATGGCACCGGACGTCCGCATCGAGGCGGCGGGCGGCCTGCCCGGCGGCGAACTGGGCTCCGACCTCGAACTGGTCTCCGCTGCGGTGGACCGGGCCGAACAGGGGCGAGGCGTGGTGCTCCTCTATGACATCGGCAGTGCCCAGATGACGGCCGAACTGGCCGTGGAGGCGCTCGACGACCCAGGCCGGGCCTATGTCGCCGACGCACCCTTCGTCGAGGGCGCCGTCGCGGCGGCCGTCGCCGCCCAGGGCGGCGCGGACCTGGAGTCGGTGGCGTTGACCGCGTCCTCCGCCGCAGCGGACGCGGAATGGCCGCTGGCCGATCCCGGCTTCGGCGCCGCCGACCCGGCGGTCGCGACGACGGCGGTCGCGACGACGGGGGTTGCCGAGACGACGGCGGTGCCCGCAGGCGACGAGGCGCTCGCGCACGCGGCTGGGTCGTCGCCGGGATCGGCCGAGTCGGCGCTCGCGCTCGGCTCGGATTCGGTACTCGCCTCGGAGACTCCCGGCGGCGAGATCGAGGTCGAGCTGCGCAACGACGTCGGCCTGCATGCCCGACCTGCTGCCCTGCTCGCGCGCCGCGTGGCGGGGCTGGACGCGCGGGTGACCGTGCAGTACGGGGAGCGGCTCGCCGATGCCGCCAGCGTGCTCGCGCTGATGGGCCTCGGTGCGGGCGGCGGATCGACCGTGCGGGTCCTGGCCGTCGGTCCGGATGCGGCCGAGGCACTGCGTCGCGTGGCGGACCTGGCGGCACGTCGCTTCGAGGGCTGATCTCGCGTCGCCGTCGGTTCGAGGACCCGACCGGCGTACGCACGTCGGCTGCCGAGCCGGGCGACTCGTCCGCGCCATCGGTTCGTCCCGCTCGCCCGGTGCGATGCCCGGCCTCGTGCCGGTGCCTCGGTTCCGGTTCGGGAGGAGACGGTGGCCGGAGTCAGCGGCGTCGCGCCGTGGGGCCGCGCCTGCCCCGCGCGTTCCAACACCCGGTGTGCCAGTGCCGACGATCCTCGACGCCGCCGTGATCCTCGGCGGGCCAGGCGACGACGTGTGAGATGCCCGCTCTGATCTCGTGATCGCAGCCGGGGCACCGATATATCTTGGCCGCCTGAGCGCCCGGAACGGTGCGGACCAGCCAGTCGCCGTCGGGTGCCGCCACCCGATGGGCGGATCCGAGGGTCGCCCCGATGGTGCGGGACTCGCTCGATGCTGCGGCGGAGCCCGCACGGCGGGGTTGGTTACGGCGTGGCACGGGGGCACAGGCTAGCCGTTCCGCCGATGAGGTCGGTGACCAGCGCGCCGGGGGCACGCGATTCGGCGAGACACACGTCACTGCCGCCGTCCCCTGCTCACGTCGTCGGGAGGGCCGTCGCCGCCCGGTGCGTGCGCAACGGCTCCGGCGACCGGCGGGGGCCGGGTGAGGCTGCCTGGCCTGCGGCGTCGGGCAGTATCGACGGCGATGAGTACTCCCATTCGATCGAGCACCGTGCTGCCCGGCAGGCGGACGGCGATCACTCTGCGCACCGCCGACGGCCTCAGCCTCGTCGGCGAGCTGGCGCTGCCTGCGGATCGACCCCCGCGGGCGACGCTGTTATGCCTGCATCCGCTGCCCACCCACGGCGGGATGATGGATTCGCAGCTCTACCGCAAGGCCGCCTGGCGACTGCCCGCACTGGCCGATCTGGCCGTGCTGCGCTTCAACACGCGCGGGACCGCGAGTGCAGCGGGGCGCAGCGAGGGCGAGTTCGATCACGGCAGACGGGAAGGCCTCGACGTCGCCGCAGCCGTGGCCTGGGCCCTCCGCCACGAGCTGCCCGACATCTGGGCACTGGGCTGGTCGTTCGGCGCGGATCTCGCCCTGATGTACGGCCTCGATCCGGCAGTACGCGGCGCCGTGCTGCTGTCGCCGCCGTTGCGCTTCAGCGGTCCGGAGCATCTCCAGGCCTGGGCGAGCTGGGGCAGGCCCCTGCACGCCCTGGTGCCCGAGCTGGACGATTATCTGCGGCCCGCCGAGGCACGGGAACGACTTGCGGTCGTACCCCAGGCCGAGGTGACCGCGTATCCGGGCGCCCGCCACCTCTGGGTCGGCCGCGCGGATGAGGTTCTCGACGGAGTCGTCTCGATCGTGGCGCCGACGGTACCGACACCGCTGCCGCGCAGCTGGGACGGTCCGTGCGAGTCGGTGCACTTCGCCGTCCACCGGGGCTGAGCCCACTGGGGCGGTGCCGGGGGCCTGCGGCGCAGGCCGACTCACTCGACGCCGCTCGGCGGCCCGGTCTGCGGCGGACGCATCGCCGGAGTCCCACGGTGTCCGATCAGGTGATCGCCGTGCCTGCCCGTGGCGACGGGCCGTCTGGTGAGCACAGGCACCGGGGCAGGACTCGCCGTCGGCCCGCCACCGCCGAACCGGCCTCCTTCCGGCGTTGCGACCGGCCGCCCGAGGCCACCCGCCGGTCGTCGGTGCCCGTCGGTCTTCACCCCGCGCCCTCGCCCGGTACGTCGCGATGGCACGACGACAGTGGAACCAAGTGCCATCACCGAACCTGCTCGGGCCACCGGGGCGCGCCTGCCGTGTCCGGGCCGTCCGATCACGACACCGGGACGGCGAAACCGACGCACCCCACCCGGACCTCGCCGACACACGGTATGAGGTCTCGGTCGTGTCGTTGCAGCGTGCTGCCGGTCTTTCTCGATGAGACGCAGGCGAGCCCGCCGGCAGGATGGCTCTCATGTCCACAGCTGCCGATCACCGCCTGCCCTTGGTCCTTCTGCACGCCTACCCGCTCGACTCGCGGATGTGGGACGACGTCCGTGCCGCGTTGTCGGCGGAGGTCCGACTGATCACCCCGGACCAACGCGGGCTGGGGACCGCACCGCTCGCCGAGGAGGACGCCGAGACGCCCGCTCCCGACCTCGCGGTCGTCGCCGCCGACGTGGTCGCCCTGCTGGACCGGCTTGGGATCGAGCGAGCGATCGTCGGCGGGGCCTCGATGGGCGGCTACGCCGCGATGGCGCTCCTGCGACTGGCACCGGAACGGGTCGCGGGTCTGCTGCTGGTCGACACGAAGTCGGAGGCCGACCAGGAGGCGCCGCGCGCGGCACGCCTCGACGCGGCCGCGCGGGCGGAGACCGAGGGAACCGCCGACTGGATCGCCGCCGCGATGCTGCCCAAACTCGCGGCCGCCTCGACCCATCAGACCCGCCCGGCGGTCGTCGACCGGCTCCGGAGGCTGATCGAGGAGCAGCCTGCCGCCGGGGTCGCCTGGGCGCAGCGTGCGATGGCCGTCCGCCCGGACTCCACCGCAGTGCTGCGGGACTCCGGGCTGCCGACGCTGATCGTGGTCGGCGAGCAGGACGAACTCTCCCCGCCCGACGGGGCGCGGCGGTTGGTGGAGCTGCTCCCGCACGGGCGGTTGGAGATCGTTCCGGATGCGGGGCATCTGGTGCCGATGGAGGCCCCGACCGCGTTCCTCGCCGCAGTGCTCCCGTGGCTGGCCGAGCGGCGGGGCCGATGACTCGGCCCCGCCGCAGACGCCTCAGTGCCGGTCTTCGGTCCCGCGCCGTCGTGCGCGGGGATCGGCGTGGCTGTGCTGCACGGCGACCGGAGGAAGCCACGGCGGTGTCATGGTGACCGACGACTACGCCGCAGATCGCCGCGCTGGCCCTGCGCAACAGGAAAGTGGGGATTAAAGACAGGCTCTCAGGTCTGGCTGCGGTCGGGACGAGGCAGCGTGGCGGTTGCCTGCTCTTCCTGATGCTGACTGAAGGGGGCGGCAGCCGACCCGTTCTCGTCGGTTCGTCCCGACGACTCGGCGGCGGGCTCGCCGGTCCGCTCGGGTTCGACGCCCACCGGCTCCTGAATCCGGGTGCCGCCGCCGACCGAGGACTCCGACCAGCGAAGCGTGATCTCCTGACCTGCGGGCGGGCCCGGCGCCGGCGTCGCCGCGGCGTCCGACAGCTCGGTCTCGTTCGACGACGCCGCGCCGTCGGTGCGCAGTATCTCGGTGGACTCCGCGTTCACCGTCGGCTTCGCGAGGATGGTCGTGTACCCGCCCGCACTCGGCTCGGAGTCGGCACCCTTGCTAGGGCGCCCGGAGCTCGCGGAGAGCGGGCCGTCGGGCAGCCTGAGCTGCTGGGTGGGCGGGTCGAAGCCGGGCGCCGCGGCGGGCGGGGCCGAGGGAGCCTGGCTCGGCTGCTGTTGGGCGGCCTGCTGGTTCTGCGGCTGCTGCTGCGGGGCGGGCGGCGGTGGGGCGAAGTGCGGCCACGGTGCGTCCGCCTCCTCCTCGAACCGCTGGATCAGCGGCAGCGACTCGGCGAGCAGGCCGTTGATCGCCCTGACCTGATCGGAGAGCCGGGCGCGGTGCTTGCGCAGGGTCTCGACCTGGTTCTGTGCCTTGCTGACCCGACGGTTGGACTCCTCGGTGGCCTCGCGGACGCGGCGATGCGACTCGCCCGTGGCCTCCTGAAGTCGCCGGTTCGCCTCATGGGTCGCCTCGCGCACGCGGCGCTCCGCCTCGGCCTTGCTGTGCGCCTCCTGCTCGGCCAGTGCCCGCATCGCGTCGGTCCGGCGGGCGGACATCGCGATCTCGAAGTCCTCGTCGACCTTGACCCGGCGGGCGTCCGCCTCGTCGTCTGCGGCCTTCCTGGCGCGGTCGGCGTCGGCGACCAGCCTGGTCGCCTCGTTCCTCGCCTCCGTCACTGTGCGTTCCGCCTCGCGGTTCGCGTTCTCCAGGACGGTGCGGTGCTCCGACTCCATCTCCTGACGCCGATTCTCATTCTCGGTGATCAGGCGATCGTAATGATTGCGAAGCTCGGCGATCTCGGCCTCGGACTTGGCCTTGACCTCGGCGACGTCGGACTCCGCGCGGGCGCGGATGTCGTTGGCCTCCTCCTGAGCGAGGCGCAGCATCCGCTGCAGCCGTTCGCTCATTCCCTCGAGGCTGGTCGGAGGCTGGCTCAGTCGCTCCACCTGAGCGTGCAGCGTCTCGACCTCGGCGCGGGTGCCCTCCAGCTGCCTGGCCAGGTCGGTGGCCTGCGAGAGAGCCGCGTTGCGGTCGGCTGCCAGGATGCGCAGGTCGGTGTCTAGTCGCTCCAGATGTTCGTCGACCTGGGCACGGTTGTAGCCGCCGCGCCGGACTGTCTCGAAGCCGGAGCCCAACGGGAGAAGATCACGGTCGTCAGCGAGGCCCATGGTTGTCACGCTACCTGCCCAGTACGGTGAATCAGGGTTGACTCTTGGTCAATGTCTACCCGGATTTCGCGATTCTGCTCACCATGTCCGCCGACCTGTTGACGAGACGCGGTTCGGGTTGCCGTTTCGGCGCTCGCGCGTTAGTCGAACTCGACGCGATCGCACGATACGGTCCACAGTGGATGCAGAGAGTGATCCTTTCGGGCGTACCGGCCCCGTCTGCCGTCGGTGACCCTTCGTTCGGGGTGCGGTCGGGACGAGGCGACGACGGCGAGTGTGGACAAGGCTTGGCGGCGCGAGACGGCGATCTGCGGCTGCGGCCCGCCGCCTGCGCCCCGAGGTAGCGGCCACCCCGCCTTCCACGATCGTGGGAGTGAACCGCCCGATGTGGTGACGTTGATCTGCGCAGCGTCAACCCCTGCTGGCGGCGGCGACCCCCGTGGCGGCGAGCCGCGTGGGTACGACTAGCCACAGCGTCCCGGCGGCGCACGCAGGAATGCGTCAACCGGGCGGCGGTCCGTTCCTCGCCGCCGGTCGTCGTCCCGGCGTCTCCTTCGGTCGCGCGGAGCGGCGCGGATCTCGAAAGGGCGCGTCAGGCCTCGGGATCGTGGGCCGCCTCGACCTGGTCCGCGGGCTGGACGAGTTCGACGAGCACGCCTCCCGCGTCCTTGGGATGCACGAAGTTGACCAGGCTGTTCGACGTCCCTCGGCGCGCCGTCTCGTAGAGGACTCGGAGCC
The Actinoalloteichus fjordicus DNA segment above includes these coding regions:
- the dhaK gene encoding dihydroxyacetone kinase subunit DhaK, which encodes MKKIINDPATVVTEALHGMAAAHPDLRVHTDPAYVVRADAPIRGRVAVISGGGSGHEPLHCGFVGPGMLTAACPGPVFTSPTPDQVQAAVASADGGAGVLLLVKNYTGDVLNFETAAELLAADGVDVRTVIVDDDVAVRDSLFTAGRRGVAGTLPVEKIVGAAAESGADLDTCERLARTVVASVRTMGLALTPCTVPHAGEPSFTLGEDEIEIGIGIHGEPGREKTRLAPAQDLVRKLLQPVLDDLEWQQGDRVLLFSNSMGGTPLIELYLAHGSAAALLTERGLLVERSLVGPYVTSLEMQGISLTLLRLTDELIEWWDAPVSTPALRWGR
- the dhaL gene encoding dihydroxyacetone kinase subunit DhaL, translating into MSCDGAGTAAAWLRVAEVVREHRDELVMLDREIGDGDHGENLRRGFDMVADRLTSAEDDTPRAVLRLVASTLISTVGGAAGPLYGTALLRAGNAIGDRPVLDAAAVAAALTAAVEGVVARGRAEPGDKTMVDALQPAASAAVAASERGATIAEVLAEASAAADAGAHATVPLIARKGRASYLGERSAGHLDPGARSTALILASLAASAASWRPAGQAEGTDQGGPTGPSIAPGEDA
- the dhaM gene encoding dihydroxyacetone kinase phosphoryl donor subunit DhaM yields the protein MTLVGLVLVSHSRQLAAGLAELAGQMAPDVRIEAAGGLPGGELGSDLELVSAAVDRAEQGRGVVLLYDIGSAQMTAELAVEALDDPGRAYVADAPFVEGAVAAAVAAQGGADLESVALTASSAAADAEWPLADPGFGAADPAVATTAVATTGVAETTAVPAGDEALAHAAGSSPGSAESALALGSDSVLASETPGGEIEVELRNDVGLHARPAALLARRVAGLDARVTVQYGERLADAASVLALMGLGAGGGSTVRVLAVGPDAAEALRRVADLAARRFEG
- a CDS encoding alpha/beta hydrolase, with the translated sequence MSTPIRSSTVLPGRRTAITLRTADGLSLVGELALPADRPPRATLLCLHPLPTHGGMMDSQLYRKAAWRLPALADLAVLRFNTRGTASAAGRSEGEFDHGRREGLDVAAAVAWALRHELPDIWALGWSFGADLALMYGLDPAVRGAVLLSPPLRFSGPEHLQAWASWGRPLHALVPELDDYLRPAEARERLAVVPQAEVTAYPGARHLWVGRADEVLDGVVSIVAPTVPTPLPRSWDGPCESVHFAVHRG
- a CDS encoding alpha/beta fold hydrolase, with product MSTAADHRLPLVLLHAYPLDSRMWDDVRAALSAEVRLITPDQRGLGTAPLAEEDAETPAPDLAVVAADVVALLDRLGIERAIVGGASMGGYAAMALLRLAPERVAGLLLVDTKSEADQEAPRAARLDAAARAETEGTADWIAAAMLPKLAAASTHQTRPAVVDRLRRLIEEQPAAGVAWAQRAMAVRPDSTAVLRDSGLPTLIVVGEQDELSPPDGARRLVELLPHGRLEIVPDAGHLVPMEAPTAFLAAVLPWLAERRGR
- a CDS encoding coiled-coil domain-containing protein, which codes for MGLADDRDLLPLGSGFETVRRGGYNRAQVDEHLERLDTDLRILAADRNAALSQATDLARQLEGTRAEVETLHAQVERLSQPPTSLEGMSERLQRMLRLAQEEANDIRARAESDVAEVKAKSEAEIAELRNHYDRLITENENRRQEMESEHRTVLENANREAERTVTEARNEATRLVADADRARKAADDEADARRVKVDEDFEIAMSARRTDAMRALAEQEAHSKAEAERRVREATHEANRRLQEATGESHRRVREATEESNRRVSKAQNQVETLRKHRARLSDQVRAINGLLAESLPLIQRFEEEADAPWPHFAPPPPAPQQQPQNQQAAQQQPSQAPSAPPAAAPGFDPPTQQLRLPDGPLSASSGRPSKGADSEPSAGGYTTILAKPTVNAESTEILRTDGAASSNETELSDAAATPAPGPPAGQEITLRWSESSVGGGTRIQEPVGVEPERTGEPAAESSGRTDENGSAAAPFSQHQEEQATATLPRPDRSQT